Proteins encoded within one genomic window of Desulfovibrio sp. X2:
- a CDS encoding portal protein translates to MSLTRKQVLDKVAELEAARQSWDDHWQDVSDYVCPDRGRWAGRDQPGDGGKRMGKIVDSTATRAHQILAAGLMGGLTSPAKPWFRLGVRDDALREADGVRAWLYAVEQVLYAELARSNFYQCAHALYLELGGFASACMFSEASEEHGTTWGARFHTYTAGEFSWACDHQGRVNTVAVRREMTLRQIADKWGEEKLPPKMREKLKDSGGKKGSGGDEKVEVVRLVLPRADASPGKIGSRNMPWALYSVISTGADDDDEDLLEESGFNEFPFLCPRWDVTGSEKYGRGPGMTVLPDVKMLQEMAKGRLQAVHLGLRPPMRVPSKFAKRLNLVPGGQNYVNPQQADGLAPLYEARVSIAEVTAVIEDVRNQIRSGFFNDLFLMISSMERSGVTATEIMEKQAEKLLMLGPIVERLQSEFLGMLIIRLYRLMERQGRIPRQPRAVATYAVQGGELVIEYVSMLSQAQKLSGAQSITQLVAVSSQVAQTTGHPEIMDKIDLDQAVDDLADIMGTPADLVRSDGAVADIRQSREQQAQQAAAMQQGMAAVQAARDLSGANMEGRNALTELRDSVMQGGPQ, encoded by the coding sequence ATGTCCCTCACGCGCAAGCAGGTCCTGGACAAAGTCGCGGAACTGGAAGCCGCGCGGCAGTCCTGGGACGATCACTGGCAGGACGTCTCGGACTACGTGTGCCCTGACCGCGGAAGGTGGGCGGGAAGAGATCAGCCCGGTGACGGCGGCAAGCGCATGGGCAAGATCGTGGATTCCACGGCCACGCGCGCCCACCAGATCCTCGCCGCTGGGCTCATGGGCGGACTCACCAGCCCGGCAAAGCCGTGGTTCCGCCTGGGCGTGCGTGACGACGCCCTGCGCGAGGCGGACGGGGTCAGGGCATGGCTCTACGCAGTGGAGCAGGTCCTCTACGCAGAGCTCGCCCGGTCCAACTTCTACCAGTGCGCGCACGCGCTCTACCTCGAGCTCGGAGGATTCGCCTCGGCCTGCATGTTCTCCGAGGCCTCGGAAGAGCACGGGACCACCTGGGGCGCCAGGTTCCACACCTACACCGCGGGCGAGTTCTCCTGGGCCTGCGACCATCAGGGCCGTGTGAACACCGTGGCCGTGCGTCGCGAAATGACGCTCAGGCAGATCGCGGACAAGTGGGGCGAGGAGAAGCTCCCCCCGAAGATGCGCGAAAAGCTGAAGGACAGCGGGGGAAAGAAGGGATCGGGAGGAGACGAGAAGGTCGAGGTTGTTCGGCTCGTCCTGCCGCGTGCCGATGCCTCTCCCGGGAAGATCGGGTCGCGGAACATGCCGTGGGCACTGTACTCGGTGATCTCCACCGGAGCCGATGACGATGACGAAGACCTCCTCGAGGAGTCCGGGTTCAACGAGTTTCCATTCCTCTGCCCGCGGTGGGACGTGACCGGTTCCGAGAAATACGGCCGCGGCCCGGGCATGACCGTGCTGCCCGACGTGAAGATGCTGCAGGAGATGGCCAAGGGGCGGCTGCAGGCCGTGCACCTGGGGCTTCGGCCGCCCATGCGCGTGCCCTCGAAGTTCGCCAAGAGGCTGAACCTCGTGCCGGGCGGGCAGAACTATGTGAACCCGCAGCAGGCCGACGGCCTGGCTCCTCTCTACGAGGCGCGCGTGTCCATCGCCGAGGTCACGGCCGTGATCGAGGACGTGCGCAACCAGATCCGTTCCGGGTTTTTCAACGACCTCTTCCTGATGATCTCGAGCATGGAGCGCTCCGGCGTCACGGCCACGGAGATCATGGAGAAGCAGGCCGAGAAGCTGCTCATGCTCGGTCCCATCGTGGAGCGGCTGCAGTCCGAGTTTCTGGGCATGCTCATCATCAGGCTTTACCGCTTGATGGAGCGCCAGGGACGTATCCCCAGGCAGCCTCGCGCGGTCGCGACCTACGCAGTGCAGGGCGGCGAGCTCGTCATCGAGTACGTGTCCATGCTCTCGCAGGCGCAGAAGCTCTCGGGAGCGCAGTCCATCACACAGCTTGTCGCCGTGTCCAGCCAGGTGGCGCAGACAACGGGGCATCCGGAGATCATGGACAAGATCGACCTCGATCAGGCCGTGGACGACCTCGCGGACATCATGGGCACGCCGGCAGACCTCGTGCGTTCCGACGGTGCCGTGGCCGATATCAGGCAGTCCCGCGAGCAGCAGGCGCAGCAGGCCGCCGCTATGCAGCAGGGCATGGCCGCTGTGCAGGCCGCTCGCGACCTTTCCGGAGCGAACATGGAGGGGCGCAATGCCCTCACAGAACTGCGCGACTCCGTCATGCAGGGAGGGCCGCAGTGA
- a CDS encoding major capsid protein, giving the protein MSSTTLKDLAVNEAKKQAKQIDTLTEKAPILDVIPFSAASHGLWNAYEDMTNIVGAGFVDMNAALPSVSADSDLKKVDLGIMGGEIEVPEDKARMFGGKEKYFAKKMDAILRASGMSAEKAILYNNFRQFAIDKGKAVGASATANCYSILAVRFEPEVTCGLYSPEGFAMRNGLLDLMPINNGGLYKNSSGVLVYGMRLKGYFGVQIADPRTVAAIVNIDSTHVPTPAQIDDILANVRADSRDTKLFMHMRCKNFLNKYKGGDGTTPGVGSLQTMPASKDLDRTFDAWNGIPIVTSYNFLDGTESAVTLS; this is encoded by the coding sequence ATGAGCTCCACCACCCTGAAGGACCTCGCCGTCAACGAGGCCAAGAAGCAGGCCAAGCAGATCGACACCCTGACCGAGAAGGCCCCCATCCTGGACGTCATTCCCTTCTCCGCGGCGAGCCACGGCCTGTGGAACGCCTACGAGGACATGACGAACATCGTGGGCGCCGGGTTCGTGGACATGAACGCCGCGCTGCCGAGCGTGAGCGCCGATTCCGACCTGAAGAAGGTCGACCTCGGCATCATGGGCGGCGAGATCGAGGTGCCCGAGGACAAGGCCCGCATGTTCGGCGGCAAGGAGAAGTACTTCGCCAAGAAGATGGATGCCATCCTGCGCGCCTCGGGCATGAGCGCGGAGAAGGCGATCCTCTACAACAACTTCCGCCAGTTCGCCATCGACAAGGGCAAGGCCGTCGGCGCGAGCGCCACCGCGAACTGCTATTCCATCCTGGCCGTGCGCTTCGAGCCCGAGGTCACCTGCGGTCTCTACAGCCCCGAGGGGTTCGCGATGCGCAACGGCCTGCTGGACCTGATGCCCATCAACAACGGCGGCCTGTACAAGAACTCCTCGGGCGTCCTGGTCTACGGCATGCGGCTCAAGGGCTACTTCGGCGTCCAGATCGCCGACCCGCGCACCGTGGCCGCCATCGTCAACATCGATTCCACCCATGTCCCGACGCCCGCGCAGATCGACGACATCCTCGCCAACGTCCGCGCCGACAGCCGCGACACGAAGCTCTTCATGCACATGCGCTGCAAGAACTTCCTCAACAAGTACAAGGGCGGCGACGGGACCACGCCCGGCGTGGGCAGCCTGCAGACCATGCCCGCCAGCAAGGACCTGGACCGCACCTTCGATGCCTGGAACGGCATCCCCATCGTCACGTCCTACAACTTCCTCGACGGCACCGAGTCCGCTGTGACCCTGTCCTAG